Below is a window of Thermodesulfomicrobium sp. WS DNA.
CCCAAACCCTCAAGTGAGGCCGGTATGGCATACTTTCGCAAGCTTGGGCCAAAGCTGGAGAAGCTTCTCGATCTCTTGGATAAAAATGAGCGGTGGCTCATTGTGATCGTTGCCGATCCGGACGCCATGGCCTCGGCCATGGCACTCAAACGCATCATGGCCGGCCGTGTGCGGGAGGTAGGCATTGCCCATGTGAACGAGATTTCCCGGCCGGACAATTTGGCCATGATGCGTCTTCTGCGCATCCCTACCAAGAAATACACCCCGCTGCTTCGCGCTCAGTACGACCGTTTCGCCTTGGTGGATTCCCAGCCGCACCACAATACCCAGCTCGCGGAGATCCCTTTTTCTTTGGTCATCGACCATCACCCCAAAGCAGCCGATGTGCCGGTGCAAGCGGATTTTGTGGAAATCGTTTCCGAATACGGCGCTAATTCCACGATCATGACCGAATATCTCTATAATCTCGATATCCGACCGGGAAAGCTCTTAGCCACTGCTTTGCTCTACGGGATCAAGACCGATACACAAAGCTTTGAGCGCGATTTCCATGATATCGATATGCGGGCATTCCGGTATCTTGCGAAATTTTACCATCGTCCACTACTCCATAAAATTATCCGTTCGGAATTCAAATTGGAGTGGCTCACCTATTTTGCCCAAGCATTCCGTAAAATACGTGTTTTTGGAAAAGCCATATTCATCTTCATGGGCAAAGTAGAATCCAGCGATATTTTGGTTATTCTCGCGGATTTTTTCCTTCGGGTCCATGGGGTTTCTGCAACTATTGTCAGCGGTATTTTTCAAGATCGATTGATTGTTGTCTTTCGTGGCGATGGATTGCGTCAGGATATGGGCAAATATGCCCAGCGCCTCTTTGGTGAATTTGGTTCTGCAGGCGGGCACCGCACCATGGCCCGGGCGGAGATCCCCTTGGCCAATGTCAGTGACCAGCATGTGAGCCAATTTGTATGGGACCGCTTGCAGGCGTGTGCCTGGAAACGCAAAGAGGATGGTCCATGCCGGTAGCCGCCTCTTTGGGGTGGAGTACCCCGCCGCTCTTTTTGGTGGATGGCCACGCCTTCATCCATCGCGGCTTTCATGCCTATCCGGATTTTCGCGCCCCGGATGGCTTTCCCACCAGCGCCCTGTTTTTCGTCCTGCGCATCCTTTTGAAGATCCTGCGCGAAGAGGCCCCCACCCATCTCGCCTTTGTCATGGAAGGCCGCGGCCCCACCTTTCGGCATGCGCGCTTTGCGGACTACAAGGCCGGCAGACCCTCCATGGCCGAAGATTTGGCCCTGCAGATCCCTGCCATTCGCGAGGCGGTGGCGCACCTAGGCATCCCGGTGCTCTCCCAAGATGGCTGCGAGGCCGATGACGTGCTTGCCAGTTTGGCGGCGCGGTTTGCCGCCCACGGGGTGGTCTTGGTGGGTGCGGATAAGGATTTGTGCCAGTGTCTTGGGCCATCGGTGGTGCTGTGGGACCCTGCGGGTCGGGGCGAACGGATCCTGCAGGCCGCGGACGTGCAGACCACCTATGGCGTTACGGCGGCGCAGTGGCCGGATTTTCAGGCGCTCACCGGCGATAGTGTGGACAACATCCCCGGGGTGCCCCGGGTGGGGCCCAAGACCGCGGCCCGCTGGCTGCGCCAGTTTCCGGATCTGGAGTCCTTGTGCGCCAACCTCCACCAACTGCCGCCCAAGGAGCAGCAATTGCTCGTACCCCATGTGGAGGACGTGTTCGTCTATCGGGAGCTCACCACCCTGCGCACGGACTGTGTCCCGGAGATCACCTGGGAAGATTTGGCGCGACGGCCCATGGACCCGAAGGCGGTGGCCGCCTTGGTGCAGCGCTTTGGCTTTCGCTCCCTGGAAGCCGAACTGGAGGAATTTGTGGATAGCTCCTCTGCGCCGCGGCAGCGCCCTGCACCGATGGCAGGGCGACTGGCTTCGTGGGAGGATCTGCCGGACCTTTCCGGTCAGGCGGTTGCCTTTTGGATTGAAGACGACGTGACGGAGCTTGCCGCAGGAGAGCACTTGTGGCGTGTACCTGGTCCGCCGCCGCGAGGCGCCTTGGAGCGGGTCATGGGCACCGTGGTTTCCTCCAAGGAGCTGCGCCGGGCAGGATGGGAGATGGATGCGTGGGCCGCGGTATGGGACGTGGAACTCATGGCCTATCTCCTCGATCCCGAAGCCCGGGACTATTCCTGGCCGCGCTTGGCAGGGCAATTTTTGGGGGACACTGCTGCTGCCGGCGCCCGCGCCGTGGCCCAGGCCGGGGAAGTGCTGCGTGAGCGCCTTGCGGCTGCGGGGCTCGTGGATCTGTACTTGCGGTTGGAGCTGCCGCTGGTGCGGGTGCTCGTGGCCATGGAGGCGCGCGGCATTGCCTTGGACGGGGCGCGGTGTGCGAGGTTGCTGGAGCAGGTAGAGGCCCGCTTGGAGGATTTGACCCAGCGCATCTATGCTGCTTCTGGAACGCAGTTCAACATCCGATCCAACCAACAGCTCGCTTATGTGCTCTACGACCAATTGGGGCTGCCTGCGCCGCGCAAGACCGCAGGCGGGGCGCGCTCCACGGCGGTGGAGGCCCTGGAGGCGATCCGCCATGCCCACCCTGTGGTGGAGATGGTCTTGGAGTTTCGCATGCTCGAGAAGCTGCGCTCCACCTATCTCGTGCCGCTTCCGGCCGCTGCCGACGCCACAGGCCGCATCCACACCACCTTCAACCACCTGGCCACGGCCACCGGTCGCCTTTCCAGCAGCGACCCCAACCTCCAGAACATCCCCATCCGTGGGCCGCTGGGCGCCCCGGTGCGGGCCTGCTTCGTGGCCCCGCCGGGGAAGGCGCTCATCGCTGCGGACTATTCGCAAATCGAATTGCGCGTGCTCGCCCACTTGAGCGCGGACCCTGCGCTTACCGCGGCCTTTGCAAAGGGAGAAGACATCCATACGCGTACCGCCAGCCTGCTTTTCGATCTTTCGCCAGAGGAAGTCGGCAAAGAAGAACGGCGCCGCGCCAAGACCATCAATTTTGGGTTGCTCTACGGCATGGGTCCGGCCAAACTGGCCCGCGAGCTCGGGATTTCCCAGAAGGAAGCCAAGGCCTTTATCGCGCGCTACTTCGAAAAATTGGGTGGAGTGCGGGAGTTTTATTCGATGGTGGAAGAGTCCGCCCGGCGCCAGGGGTATGTGCTCACCTTGGCGGGACGGCGTCGGCTGCTTCCAGGTATGACCTCGGCAAATCCCGCGGTCCTTCAGGCCGCCCGGCGTATGGCCATCAACACCGTGGTGCAGGGATCGGCGGCGGACATCATCAAAATGGCCATGCTCCAGGTGGAGGAGGATGCCACGGTGCGCCAGCTGGGGGGCGCGCTGCTTTTGCAGGTGCACGATGAACTCGTCCTGGAGGCCCCTACGGCTACGGCCCAGGCGGTGGGCGAGCGGGTGGCGGCCATCATGACTTCCGTGGTCTCCTTGCAGGTCCCCCTGGTGGTGGATTTCGGCATTGGTCCGGACTGGGCCGCTGCCCATGGATAGGATTTGTGCAGATTCGATAAACCCAAGGATTGCGACACCAATGGAACATAAATTGCGACTCCTGACCCCAGGCCCCACTCCGCTGCCCGAAGCCGTGCGTTTGGCTTTGGCCCAGGATATGATCCATCATCGCAAGGCCGCTTTCGTGGAGCTCATGCACGAGCTCCAACCGCGCCTCATGCGGCTCTTTGGCACGGCCCAGCCGGTGTTGCCCCTTTCGTGCTCCGGCACCGGGGCGATGGTGGCGGCGGCCGCAAGCCTCTTTGCCCCGGGGGAAAAGGTCGTGGTGGTGGAAGGCGGAAAATTCGGCGAGCGCTGGCGGGAGATCGCCGAGAGCTTGGGGCTTGTGGTGACGGTGCTTGCCGTGCCCTGGGGCACGGCTGTGGACCCGCAGGAGCTGCGTGCGCTCCTGGATGCGGACCCGAGCATTGCGGGGGTGCTGGTGCAGGTCTCCGAGACGTCCACCGGAGTGCTCCATCCCGTGCGCGAACTTGCCGCCATCACCCGGCAGCGTCCGGTGCTCTTGGTGGCGGACGGCATCTCTGCGGTCGGGGTTTCTCCGTGTCCCATGGACGCCTGGGGGATCGACGCCCTGCTCACCGGATCGCAAAAAGGCCTCATGCTGCCGCCGGGTCTGGCCTTGGTGGCCCTTTCCGAGCGCGCCTGGGCCAAGGCGGAGTCCTTGGGGCCGCGGCATTTCTATTTCAACCTGCTTGCCGAACGTGCCAAGTCCCGGCAGGGCCAGACCCTCTTTACCTCGCCGGTGAATCTCTTGCGGGGCCTGGCCGTCAGCCTTGCACTCTTTGAAGAAGCGGGCATGGAGCAGGTCTTTCGCAAGCAATGGGCGCTGACCTGCATGGCGCGGCAGGGGGCGCTGAGCCTGGGTCTGGAACCCTTGGCCAAGACGCATTTCACTTGGGGGCTCACCGCCGTGCGCCTGCCTGCTGGGGTGGACGGGGGCCGGGTGCTGAAGTCCGCGGCCAAGCGGGGCGTGGTCATGGCTGGCGGGCAAGGCCCGCTCAAAGGGAGGATTGTGCGCCTTGGCCATATGGGGCATGTGGATTTCGGCGATCTTCTGGCCGGGCTTTACGCCTTGCGTCAGGGCCTCATGGAGGCCGGTGGCTTCAGCGCAGCCCGATCGTACTTGGAGGATGCCATAGCGGCGTACGAAGCCGCCCTGCAGGCAGGACTGCCCGAGGAGGCGCTATGAGCACCCAAGAAGACCTTTCGTGCGTGTGCAAGGAACTTCCGCAAGTGGATTTTTCCACCTTTGTGCTCTCCATGGCCTCGACGGCCCTGGTGCACCTTGGCGAAGTCCCGGAACCGGAAAGCGGTGCGATCCGTACCGATTTGATCGCCGCCAAACAGACCATCGATATTCTGTGTATGCTGCAATGCAAAACCAAAGGGAATTTGACGGATTCGGAAAATCGGCTGCTCATGGATCTGCTCTATGAGCTGCGGCTCAAGTATGTGCAGCGGGCAGGATAGGAGGGAGGCATGGAACGCAAACGCGTAGGTTTGGTGGGAGTGACCGGATATACGGGCATGGAGTTGTGCCGCTTGGTACTCCATCACCCAGGCATGGAGCTCGTGGCCGCCACCTCTCGGGCTGAGGCAGGCAAGCGCTTGGGAGACCTCTATCCCTATCTGTATGGCACCACCATGGCCGAGGTCCCGGTGCAGTCTCCGGATTACGCCGCCTTGGCCGCGGCCTGCGACGTGGTCTTTTTGGCGGTTCCCCATGGCACGGCCATGCATGCGGCCAGGGAGCTCGTGGCCGCGGGCTGCCGGGTGGTGGACCTCAGTGCGGATTTCCGGCTGCGGGATGTGGATACCTACCGTTCGTGGTACGCCACCGAGCATGCCTGTCCGGAACTGGTGCCCGAAGCCGTATACGGCCTGCCCGAGCTCTACGGCCAGGCCGTGGCCAGGGCGCGCCTGGTGGCCAATCCGGGCTGCTACCCCACGGCGAGCATCCTCGCCTTGTATCCGGCCGTGGCGGCGGGGCTGGTGGAACCGGAGGACTTGATCATCGACGCCAAATCCGGGGCCTCGGGCGCGGGCCGCAAGGCCAACGTGGCCACCCTCTTTTGTGAGGTGCACGACAGTTTCCGGGCGTACAACCTCGGCCGCCATCGCCATACCCCGGAAATCGAGCAGGAGCTTTCCCGTGCCGCGGGCAAGGGCATCACCGTCTCGTTCAACCCCCATTTGGTGCCCATGGACCGGGGGATCCTCGCCACCTGCTATGGTCGGCTGCGGCCCCATGTGGATGAGGCCCGCGTGCGGGAGGTGTACGCTGCCTTTGCCTCCGGCAAGCCCTGGGTGCGGTTTTTGCCGCCAGGGGTGTTGCCGGAGACCCGCTGGGTGCGGGGCACCAACTTTTGCGATATCGCTGTGGTGGTGGACGAGCGCACCCGGCGGCTCATCGTGGTGTCGTGTATCGACAACTTGTGCCGAGGGGCCTCTGGCCAGGCCTTGGTCAATGCCAATGTGATGCTTGGCTTTCCCGAGGACGCGGGCCTGTCCCGAGCGCCGCTGGTGCCGTAGGCGCTGTGGACTTCCGCACCCAGGAGGATTTCCGCGGAGAAGTATCATGAGTGAATCGTACTACGAAACCATCGTGGTGGCCCGGCAGCCCATATTTACTGCGGATCAGAGGGTCTGGGGATACGAGCTCCTTTTTCGCAGCAAAACCGATTTGAGCCAGGCGGTGATCACGGATGCGGATCAGGCCACGCTTCAAGTGATTGCCGATGGGTTTGCCGTGGCCACGGAAAACGTCCCTGCAGAGGCCCGGGTGTTGATCAATTTTCCCCGCAATTTGCTTGTGGGGGACGCGCCCTACGTGCTGCCGGCGAACCGGGCCATCGTGGAGATCCTGGAGACCGTGACCCCGGAGCCGGAGATCTTGGCCGCCTGTGGCCGCCTCAAGGAAGCGGGCTATACCTTGGCCCTGGACGACTTCATCGGGCACAGCGGCTTTGAGCCGCTGTGCGCCTTGGCGGATATCGTCAAGGTGGATATCCTGATGCAGACGCCGGAGAGCGTCACGGCCATCGTCAAAGGTCTGCGCCGCTATAACATCACCCTGCTGGCGGAAAAGGTCGAGACCCGGGAGATGTTCGAGGTGTGTAAGCGCCTGGGGTTCGTCTATTTTCAGGGGTATTTTTTCCGTAAGCCGGAGATCGTCGAAGGCCGCAAACTCACCGCCAGTCAAGCAAGCCGCATCCGCCTGCTGCATGAGCTCTCCCACGGGGCGGACCTGGAGCAGCTGGTGCGGATCTTGGAAGCGGACGTCTCGCTTTCGTACCGCTTGCTGCGCTACATCAATTCCGTGCGTTTCGCCTTGGTGAAAAAGGTGGAATCCATCCAGCGGGCCGCCTCCATGCTCGGGCGCAAGAACCTCCAGCAATGGCTGCAGGTGACCCTGCTGGCCGACATGAATGCCGCCCCCAGGGCCCAGGAATTGGTCCGCCTCTCCGTGATCCGCGCGCGCTTCTTCCAGATTTTGGCGGAAGCCGGTAAAGCCCCTTTGAGCCCCGATGCCATGTTCTTGTTGGGTTTCTTCTCCTTGCTCGATGGCATCTTGGATCAGCCCATGGAGGCGGTGCTTGCGGAGCTGCCCCTTGACCCTGCGGTGCAGGCCATCTTGGTGGATCCCGCAAACCCGCACGCCCCGTGGCTTCTCCTGGCGCAGGAACTGGATCGCTGTCACTGGCCGGGAGTGCGCGTTCAGGCCGAGGCCTTGGGGTTGCCGCTTGCCCAGGTGGGCGCCGCCTATCATGAGGCCATGGCCTGGACCGATGCCATGTTGGGGGCCGGGGAGTGATGGAAGCGGCCTTCCCTTGGGTTGCTTTGATTTTCGGGCTGTGTCTGGGGAGCTTTTACACGGTGTGCGTGCATCGGTATCTTTCCGGCGGCTCCCTGTTGTGGCCAGGATCCCATTGTCCGGCCTGTGGCCACCGCTTGCGGCCCTGGGAGAATATTCCGCTCTTCTCGTTTCTGATCCAACGCGGCCGCTGCCGCGCCTGCGCTGCCCCGATCCCCTGGCGCTATCCCATCCTCGAGGCCCTCTCCGGGGCCGCGGCCATGATCTTGGCCTTGCGTTTTGGCCTGAGTCCGGCGTTTTTCGTGTACCTTGTGGCCACGGGTATCTTTCTCGTGGCCGGGGCCATCGATTGGGAGACCTATCTCCTGCCGGATGTCTTTACCTATCCTTTGGCGGCATTGGGCCTCATCCATCCCTTGTGGGTACCGGTGTCCTGGATGGACACCCTGCTCGGGGCGGTTTTGGGAGCAGGGCTGTTGTGGGCGGTACGGGAAGGATATGCCCGCCTGCGCCATGTGGAGGGCCTGGGCCTGGGGGACGTCAAGCTCATGATCGGCTTGGGGGCCTTGACCGGGGCGACCCAACTCCCCCTGACCATACTCTGCGCCTCACTTTTGGCACTGGCGACCTTTGCCCTGTGCATTGCCCGTACTCCTCGCTCTCAGGGGCTTGCCACCGCCATTCCTTTTGGACCGTTCCTGTGCGCCGGCGCCTGGCTGGTGCTGGTGGCGGGAGAATGGGTCTCCTCTTGGGGTCTTGGTTAGATAACCAAGACGGATTTTCCGCTAACCTTCCTTGACGAAAGATTATTCCTTGGCTAGCGGCCTTTGCCACCAAAAAATCCGTCCTTGGTGGCGGATGACCTCCCGTGGCCCCGGCATGGAGGGAACCGGGTTGTTCCGGTTGACCATAGATGTGGCTGTTGGACGTTTTTTTCAAGGAGGTTGTATGGTTTCTCAGATGATGTGGGTCAGCATCGTGCTGCCGTTTCTCGCGGCATTAGGATGTCTGATCGACAGTAAGCCCCTACGTTCCATACTGGTCATTGGCACTGGTGTGGCCGTATCCCTGGCATCACTGCTATTGGTGCAAGGACAGGCATTTTCCCTGACTCCGGAAACACTTTTCGGTATTCCGGTGGATGGACTCATTGCGTTTCTCGATTTTGCCTTGCTCTTCGTGATCCTTGGAATCAGCTACCAGCTCAAGAACAAACTCATTGCAACGCTTACTGTATTGCAGATTGTTCCCCTGGCGTTTCTTGAGCTCTTCTTGCATGGTGGTGAGGCGGCAGGTCCAAGCCTCTACGGCGATCAGCTTTCCATGATCATGTGTCTCGTCATCTCCATCATCGGATCGCTCATTTGTATTTATGGGCTTTCCTACATGGATGAGCACGAGCACCATTTGCATCTGGAAAAATCCCGCCAGGGGCGGTTTTTCTTTTTCATGGTGCTCTTTTTGGGGGCCATGAATGGGCTCGTGTTCGCCAACAACCTGTTGTGGCTCTATTTCTTCTGGGAAGTGACCACCTTGTGCTCCTTCATGCTCATCAAGCATGACGGCACGGAAGTGGCCGTGACCAACGCTACCCGCGCCCTGTGGATGAACATGCTTGGCGGCGTGGCCTTCGTACTGGCCTTGGTGGTGCTGCGCGCCAAAGGCATGCCCTTGTATCTGCAGGAACTCATCGCCACCCCGGGCGTGGCGGCCGTGGCCCTGCTCCCCATTGGGCTCATGTGCTTTGCGGGCTTTACCAAGTCTGCGCAGGTCCCCTTCCAAAGCTGGCTGTGCGGCGCCATGGTGGCCCCCACTCCGGTCTCGGCCTTGCTCCATTCGAGCACTATGGTGAAGGCAGGGGTGTACCTGGTCATCCGTCTGGCCCCGGCCTTTGCCGGCACGGTATTCAGCCACTATGTGGCCCTCTTTGGGGCCTTCACCTTCCTGACCACGGCCTTGCTCGCCATCTCCCAGAGCAATGGGAAAAAGATCCTGGCCTACTCCACCATCAGCAACCTCGGCATGATCATCGCCTGTGCCGGCATCAACACCCCGGCGGCCATGGCGGCAGCCATTTTGCTCATCGTCTTTCACGCCATCTCCAAGGGTCTGATGTTCTTGTGCGTGGGCACCATCGAGCAAAAGATCGGCAGCCGCGACATCGAAGACATGCGCGGACTCATCCGCATCATGCCCAAGACCGCGATGATCGTGGTGGTGGGTATCGTGACCATGTTCCTGCCGCCCTTCGGCGCCCTGCTTTCCAAGTGGATGGCGGTGGAGGCCTCGGCGCAGCTGCCGTTGGTGGTGCTCATGCTCGCCATTGGCTCGGCCTTCACCATGGTCTTCTGGGGCCGCTGGCTGGGGCTCATCATGACTTCGGTCATGGGTGAAGGACAGGCGGCGGAAGAGCAGTCCCCGCTGGTGCGGATGCCGCTGCTCATCCTGGCTTCGGCTGCCGTGGTGGTGAGCTTTGTGGCCCCGGGCCTGTACTCTTCCATGGTACTGCCGGTTTTGGAGCGTTTCTACTCGACGGATCTGTACATTGCCGCACAGGGCGTCTTCATCAACAACATCGGCATGTTTGCCGTGTTCCCCATCTTTTTGGTCATGGTCTTGGGCGTCGTCTGGGCGGCTCGTGCCTCGTCCAAAAAACGGGTGAGCCAGCGCTCCTATAGCGTTCCGTACGTTGCTGGTTTGCAAGATCCGACTGATCCGCGTCGCATCGGATTCAAAGGTCCGCTGGGGCAGTGGTCGGATTTCACCACATCCAACTACTATATGGATCAATGGATTGGTGAGGGGCGCATTACTGGATGGATCAACCTGGTCTCTACGGGGATCCTCATCATCTTGCTGACGGGGGTACTCTAAGATGGAAGCGAAAACCATCATTTTCGTGATTGTTGCTTTGATCCTTGCCCCCATCGTGGGCGGTTTGCTGGCAGGGCTCGATCGTCGGCTCACGGCCTGGTGCCAGGGGCGTTTTGGCCCGCCCATCTTGCAGCCTTTCTACGATGTCTTCAAATTGCTGGGCAAAGACCGCCAGGCGGTGAATACGTGGCAGATCTTCTGCGCCCACATCTACCTCATCGCCTCCATGCTCTCCTTGGCCCTGTTCGTCATCCAGGGCGACCTGCTCATGATCTTCTTTGTCATGACCATCGGTGCGGTGTTCATGGTGGTGGGCGCACTGTCCACGCCGTCGCCGTATTCTCAGATCGGGGCGCAGCGTGAGCTCATCCAGATGCTCACCTACGAGCCGCTCTTGGTCATCGTGTTCGTGGGCATCTACTTCGTGACCGGGAGCTTTAAGATCAGCGACATCCTGGCTTATGAGCGGCCCATCTTCCTCATGCTGCCGTTGCTCTATTTGGTGCTCACCTTCGCCTTGACCATCAAGCTGCGCAAATCGCCTTTTGATATCTCCGCCTGCCACCATGGGCATCAGGAGATCGTTCGCGGTGTGCTTACCGAGTATTCGGGACCGTACCTGGCCATTTTGGAAATCGCCCATTGGTATGACATCATCCTCATTTTGGCCATCTGCAGCCTCTTTTGGAGCACCAGTGCCATTGGAATGATCATGCTCCTGGGGATTACGTACCTGGCGGAGATCGCCATCGACAATATCACCCCGCGCATGACGTGGAAATGGATGCTCACCTACGTGTGGGCCGTGGGGATTACGTTGTCTCTCTTCAACATGGCGCTCCTTTACGCCAAGAGCTTCTAGGAACAGGAGACTGGTATGGGATTCTTCAAAAATTTGGTAGAAACCTCGCGCGTCAAGTCTCCGTGGATCGTGCATTTCGATTGCGGAAGCTGCAACGGTTGCGACATTGAAATTCTGGCGTGTCTGACTCCCCTCTATGATGTGGAGCGCTTTGGCATCCTCAACATTGGAAACCCCAAGCATGCGGACATCCTTGTGGTGTCAGGAACGGTCAATCATCGCAATGCCAAGGCCCTGCGCAATGTCTACGATCAGATGCCTGAGCCCCGGGTTGTGATCGCCATCGGCGCTTGCGGCACTTCCGGCGGTATTTTCCGCGAGGCCTACAATGTGGTTGGCGGCGTGGACAAGGTCATCCCGGTGGACGTGTACGTGCCGGGCTGTCCGGCCAAGCCGGAAGCCATCATCGATGGCGTGGTCCTGGCCCTGGGGAAGCTCAAAGAGCGCCGCAGCACCAAGGATACCGACGCCTTGGCCGAGGAGCTGCACAAGGCTCGGGAATTCTATGCAAACCGTGAAGACCGTCAGGTGGTGGAGTAAGCCATGGCCTTGGAAACCAAGAATATCGCGAAAAACCAGCTTCTTGCTGAAGTGAAATCCCTCAAGGCGCAAGGGTACCGTTTCGTCACCATGAGTTGCGTGGATTTGGGAGACGGCTTCGATCTCCTGTATCATTTCGACCGCGATCTGCAGATGACGCATCTGCGCATCACGGTGCTCAAAGGCGATACGGTGCCGAGCATTTCGGGAATTTATTTTGCGGCCCTATGCATTGAAAACGAAACCAAGGACCATTTTGGGATCTCCTTCGATGGTCTGGTGCTGGATTTTGGCGGTCATTTCTATCTGGAAGAGGAAGTCAAGCGCTATCCCTTCTGCAAGGTGTCCGTACAGGAATCCCAAGCTCCCAAGGAGGGCAACTGATGTCCACCATCATTCCTTTTGGACCGCAGCATCCGGTTCTGCCGGAACCGCTCCATCTCAAGATTACCCTGAAGGACGAGATCGTCACCGAGGCCATCCCCATGCTCGGCTACGTGCATCGGGGGCTGGAGACCTTGGTGTCTTTGAAAGACATGGACCAGATGGTGCAGGTGGTGGAGCGGGTATGCGGCATCTGCAGCTGCATCCATGCCCACACCTACTGCATGTGCGTGGAGGGCCTTTTGGGCATCGAGGTGCCCCAGCGCGCTGAATTCCTGCGCATCATCTGGTCGGAACTGCACCGCATGCATTCGCACCTCTTGTGGCTGGGCCTTTTGGCGGACGCCTTTGGCATGGAGAGCCTGTTCATGCATTGCTGGCGCATCCGCGAACGGGTCATGGACGTCATGGAGGCCACGGCGGGCAACCGCGTCATCATCTCGGTCAATAAGGTGGGTGGCGTGCGCCGCGACCTGTCGGCGGACCAGATCCGCTGGATCCGTCAGGTCATCGACGAGCTGGAAGCCGAGCTCGACAAGATCAAACCCGTGCTCACCAACGACTACACGGTGAAGAAACGCACCGTGGGCGTGGGCGTGCTCACCAAGGAGCAGGCTTACGAACTGGGTGCCGTGGGCCCCACGCTGCGCGGCTCGGGCGTTGCCCAGGACGTGCGCATGACCGGTTACGGGGCCTACAAGTACGTGGACTTCGAGCCGGTGGTGGAGACGGACGGCGACTCGTGGGCCCGTACGATGGTGCGCTTCCGGGAGCTCTACCAGGCCATCGACATCGTGCGCCAGCTCATCAACAAACTCCCGGACGGCGAGATCAGTGTGAAGGTCAAGGCCGCCAAGCCGGAAGGCGAGATCGTCTGCCGCTCGGAGCAGCCCCGCGGTGAGCTCATGTACTACGTCAAGGGAAATGGCTCCAAGTTCTTGGAGCGGGTGCGCATCCGCACCCCCACATTTGCCAATGTGCCGCCCCTTCTGGCCATGCTCCCGGGCATCGAGATGGCCGACGTGCCGGTGGTGGCTTTGTCTATCGACCCGTGCATCAGCTGCACGGAGCGCTAAAGGAGGATACCATGTTCGACATGACACGAACCATCATTGAGAACTTTTTCTCCAAGGCGCATACACGGCTCTATCCCTTCCAGACCCGTGAGCCGTTTCCCAATGTGCGGGGAAATCTCTTCAACAATATCGAAGAGTGCATCCTCTGCGGCATGTGCCAGAAGAAATGTCCTTCCCAGTGCATCACAGTAGATAAAGACGCCAAAACCTGGCAGGTAGATCCATATGCCTGTGTGTACTGTGGGATTTGCGTGGAGAACTGTCCGGTCAATTGCCTCTATATGGAAAGCCCGTACCGTAAGCCTACAGCAGAGAAGGTCATGAACCGGATGGTGCAGGTGAAAGGTCCGGAGAAGAAAAAGAAGACAGCAGAAAAATAATGCCATCCCGGATGGATGTTTGTGTTGGGGCCGCGCTTGCGGCCCCAATGCTTTTGGTTTGGAAGATCCCGCGAAGAAGTTCTTGCCGTCCGGACTGCGCTTCGCCTACATACGTGGGGCACGTTTCCATGTATTTTCTATTGTTGAGGAGGTGTTATGGCTGCCAAGAAGGTTTTGATGCTCGTGGGTGATTTCGTGGAAGATTACGAGGTCATGGTTCCGTTTCAGATGCTGCTCATGGTGGGGCACGAGGTCCACGCCGTCTGTCCTGGGAAAAAGGCGGGCGAGCAGGTGCGCACGGCGGTGCACGACTTCGAGGGGGATCAGACCTACACGGAAAAGCCTGGACACAACTTTACGCTCACCGCGACGTTCGACGAAGTGCGCCCGGAAGACTATG
It encodes the following:
- a CDS encoding EAL domain-containing protein → MSESYYETIVVARQPIFTADQRVWGYELLFRSKTDLSQAVITDADQATLQVIADGFAVATENVPAEARVLINFPRNLLVGDAPYVLPANRAIVEILETVTPEPEILAACGRLKEAGYTLALDDFIGHSGFEPLCALADIVKVDILMQTPESVTAIVKGLRRYNITLLAEKVETREMFEVCKRLGFVYFQGYFFRKPEIVEGRKLTASQASRIRLLHELSHGADLEQLVRILEADVSLSYRLLRYINSVRFALVKKVESIQRAASMLGRKNLQQWLQVTLLADMNAAPRAQELVRLSVIRARFFQILAEAGKAPLSPDAMFLLGFFSLLDGILDQPMEAVLAELPLDPAVQAILVDPANPHAPWLLLAQELDRCHWPGVRVQAEALGLPLAQVGAAYHEAMAWTDAMLGAGE
- a CDS encoding A24 family peptidase — its product is MEAAFPWVALIFGLCLGSFYTVCVHRYLSGGSLLWPGSHCPACGHRLRPWENIPLFSFLIQRGRCRACAAPIPWRYPILEALSGAAAMILALRFGLSPAFFVYLVATGIFLVAGAIDWETYLLPDVFTYPLAALGLIHPLWVPVSWMDTLLGAVLGAGLLWAVREGYARLRHVEGLGLGDVKLMIGLGALTGATQLPLTILCASLLALATFALCIARTPRSQGLATAIPFGPFLCAGAWLVLVAGEWVSSWGLG
- a CDS encoding proton-conducting transporter membrane subunit, which encodes MVSQMMWVSIVLPFLAALGCLIDSKPLRSILVIGTGVAVSLASLLLVQGQAFSLTPETLFGIPVDGLIAFLDFALLFVILGISYQLKNKLIATLTVLQIVPLAFLELFLHGGEAAGPSLYGDQLSMIMCLVISIIGSLICIYGLSYMDEHEHHLHLEKSRQGRFFFFMVLFLGAMNGLVFANNLLWLYFFWEVTTLCSFMLIKHDGTEVAVTNATRALWMNMLGGVAFVLALVVLRAKGMPLYLQELIATPGVAAVALLPIGLMCFAGFTKSAQVPFQSWLCGAMVAPTPVSALLHSSTMVKAGVYLVIRLAPAFAGTVFSHYVALFGAFTFLTTALLAISQSNGKKILAYSTISNLGMIIACAGINTPAAMAAAILLIVFHAISKGLMFLCVGTIEQKIGSRDIEDMRGLIRIMPKTAMIVVVGIVTMFLPPFGALLSKWMAVEASAQLPLVVLMLAIGSAFTMVFWGRWLGLIMTSVMGEGQAAEEQSPLVRMPLLILASAAVVVSFVAPGLYSSMVLPVLERFYSTDLYIAAQGVFINNIGMFAVFPIFLVMVLGVVWAARASSKKRVSQRSYSVPYVAGLQDPTDPRRIGFKGPLGQWSDFTTSNYYMDQWIGEGRITGWINLVSTGILIILLTGVL
- a CDS encoding NADH-quinone oxidoreductase subunit H, whose translation is MEAKTIIFVIVALILAPIVGGLLAGLDRRLTAWCQGRFGPPILQPFYDVFKLLGKDRQAVNTWQIFCAHIYLIASMLSLALFVIQGDLLMIFFVMTIGAVFMVVGALSTPSPYSQIGAQRELIQMLTYEPLLVIVFVGIYFVTGSFKISDILAYERPIFLMLPLLYLVLTFALTIKLRKSPFDISACHHGHQEIVRGVLTEYSGPYLAILEIAHWYDIILILAICSLFWSTSAIGMIMLLGITYLAEIAIDNITPRMTWKWMLTYVWAVGITLSLFNMALLYAKSF
- a CDS encoding NADH-quinone oxidoreductase subunit B family protein, with product MGFFKNLVETSRVKSPWIVHFDCGSCNGCDIEILACLTPLYDVERFGILNIGNPKHADILVVSGTVNHRNAKALRNVYDQMPEPRVVIAIGACGTSGGIFREAYNVVGGVDKVIPVDVYVPGCPAKPEAIIDGVVLALGKLKERRSTKDTDALAEELHKAREFYANREDRQVVE
- a CDS encoding NADH-quinone oxidoreductase subunit C, with protein sequence MALETKNIAKNQLLAEVKSLKAQGYRFVTMSCVDLGDGFDLLYHFDRDLQMTHLRITVLKGDTVPSISGIYFAALCIENETKDHFGISFDGLVLDFGGHFYLEEEVKRYPFCKVSVQESQAPKEGN